The following are encoded together in the Candidatus Krumholzibacteriia bacterium genome:
- a CDS encoding glucose 1-dehydrogenase — protein sequence MKDFLKRNLLGGGGPPARGERFRGKVVVVTGASAGIGLATAVAFAAEGASVALLARREKEGNDALERVRRAGGEEARPMFVQTDVADTAQVQAAFAAIRDAFGRVDAAFNNAGAMHKGAPMAALGEDDFDRVMAVNVKGVWLCMREEIALMEQNAPKHGAAIVNMASMSGVVGVARLASYTASKYAVIGLTKSAALDYATAGIRINALCPGYVRTDMTRPVPDERVKQRVPVGYMSEPEEMAAAVLWMCSDEARYLVGHAMVIDGGVTAG from the coding sequence ATGAAGGACTTCCTCAAGCGGAACCTCCTGGGCGGGGGAGGACCCCCGGCCCGTGGCGAGCGGTTCCGCGGGAAGGTGGTGGTGGTGACCGGCGCCAGCGCCGGCATCGGCCTGGCCACGGCGGTGGCGTTCGCCGCCGAGGGGGCCAGCGTGGCCCTGCTCGCGCGCCGCGAGAAGGAGGGCAACGACGCCCTGGAGCGCGTGCGCCGCGCGGGCGGCGAGGAAGCCCGCCCCATGTTCGTGCAGACCGATGTCGCGGACACCGCCCAGGTGCAGGCGGCATTCGCGGCCATCCGCGACGCCTTCGGGCGCGTGGACGCGGCCTTCAACAATGCCGGCGCCATGCACAAGGGCGCGCCCATGGCCGCGCTGGGCGAAGACGACTTCGACCGCGTCATGGCGGTGAACGTCAAGGGCGTGTGGCTGTGCATGCGCGAGGAGATCGCGCTCATGGAGCAGAACGCCCCCAAACACGGCGCGGCCATCGTCAACATGGCCAGCATGTCGGGCGTGGTGGGGGTGGCGCGGCTCGCTTCGTACACCGCCAGCAAGTACGCCGTCATCGGTCTCACCAAGAGCGCCGCGCTCGACTACGCGACGGCGGGAATCCGCATCAATGCGCTGTGTCCGGGCTACGTGCGCACGGACATGACGCGTCCTGTGCCCGACGAGCGGGTGAAGCAGCGCGTTCCCGTGGGCTACATGTCGGAACCGGAAGAGATGGCAGCCGCCGTGCTGTGGATGTGTTCCGACGAGGCCCGCTACCTGGTGGGCCACGCCATGGTCATCGACGGTGGCGTGACCGCCGGTTGA
- a CDS encoding isocyanide synthase family protein, whose product MNDPVAEYIAKIMERLRAAPPAARMATGDADALAGEIFTILTSREFCYLSRGRTAPFRDATVDLLAGNIRAGEAVRFYYDIGAGYHASIEPQDTGLVFRVGFSELCILSQIGAFGNRVSEIYPPGAHFTLVIDNVCGLVTNDIPVADTMVYVGALRRLIDETGMGARVEALVESETFDLSGYAIDRARLARDVAALSPSPQDLENVRRFLGRACDDAEALERIARYSQAGEMTERHLADVVRGVRMTQRATGGTLGFRPFPGGDSRTQVGEVAISPNDKGVLRPVLLTSRNVDRYRRTQLRFPQLLPAAIAHVTYAEPVDTAPASG is encoded by the coding sequence ATGAACGATCCCGTCGCCGAGTACATCGCGAAGATCATGGAACGCCTGCGCGCGGCGCCACCCGCCGCGCGCATGGCGACCGGCGACGCGGATGCCCTCGCCGGCGAGATCTTCACCATCCTCACCAGCCGCGAGTTCTGCTACCTGAGCCGGGGCCGCACCGCACCCTTCCGAGACGCCACCGTCGATCTGCTGGCCGGCAACATCCGCGCCGGCGAAGCGGTGCGCTTCTACTACGACATCGGCGCCGGCTACCACGCGAGCATCGAACCGCAGGATACCGGTCTGGTGTTCCGCGTGGGGTTCTCCGAATTGTGCATCCTCTCCCAGATCGGCGCCTTTGGCAATCGCGTGTCCGAGATCTACCCGCCTGGCGCGCACTTCACCCTGGTCATCGACAACGTCTGCGGCCTCGTGACCAACGACATTCCCGTCGCCGATACGATGGTCTATGTGGGTGCGCTCCGCCGCCTGATCGACGAGACCGGCATGGGAGCGCGCGTGGAAGCGCTGGTGGAGTCCGAGACGTTCGACCTGTCCGGCTATGCGATCGACCGCGCGCGGCTGGCGCGGGACGTGGCCGCGCTGTCGCCCTCGCCGCAGGACCTGGAGAACGTGCGGCGTTTCCTGGGGCGCGCGTGCGACGATGCCGAGGCGCTGGAGAGAATCGCGCGCTACAGCCAGGCGGGAGAAATGACCGAGCGTCACCTGGCGGACGTGGTGCGCGGGGTGCGCATGACGCAGCGCGCCACCGGGGGCACGCTGGGGTTCCGGCCGTTTCCGGGGGGCGATTCGCGGACGCAGGTGGGAGAGGTGGCCATCAGCCCCAACGACAAGGGGGTGCTGCGCCCCGTTCTGCTCACCAGCCGCAACGTGGACCGCTACCGGCGAACGCAGTTGCGCTTCCCACAGCTGCTCCCCGCCGCCATCGCGCACGTCACCTACGCGGAGCCGGTCGACACGGCGCCCGCGTCAGGCTGA
- a CDS encoding transketolase — MAVDQRHKGAQPGSIHDIEQAFRQQSEQFPHWEKLKDCIDQYIDLMLNYRQSGHPGGSRSKVHAMLTMLMSGAMRWDIRHPEKAFGDRFALVAGHTAPLVYATLPVLAETLRIKFEQTKDKRYFIPEDRMVWWEDLLEFRRNGGLPGHAEMEGKTLFFKANTGPSGHGSPPAAGQAFALKRAGAEGVKVFAIEGEGGLTPGGVHETLNSAYGLGLNNLHYIIDWNDFGIDDNAFSSFVYGSPRDWFGSRGWRVVEAKNGSDWADVTRAMLEMAFASDPEKRPSMMFMRTRKGREYLKYDNKSHGSPHAMNSELFWNTKKPFMEKYGVKFEGFGEAAPSDAAAIKEQARANLKMVADVIRADKALVEYVSERLIELGDSVPEEISTFRFDVSKNPAGDPALTDFRKYPAEMWARPGDKQPNRAALAKWGAWVNAWCRENYGRPLFMAMSADLADSTNISGFAKDFGNSKGYGWYNRDTNPEGSLLPQGITEFANAGISCGLASVNFSRTPLEDYNGFYGTCSTYGSFVYLKYGPMRLFSQMAQDSQLKVGKVLWVAGHSGPETAEDSRTHFGIFAPGVTQLFPDGHVIDVHPWEYNEVPVVIAAALKTGAPIIALHLTRPAVEIPDREKLGMDSHFEAARGAYVIRPYKKGAPRMGVVLVQGTSTTNNMLKVLPRLDEEGLNVKIVAAISPQLFALQDAAYRESVYPAHERMDAMAVTNRARRLMGDWLDAGVGADYTLSSDWDNRWRTGGSVDEVVEEAHLSPKWILEGIRRFAKDRPQRLKKAKDLLGKLDG; from the coding sequence ATGGCAGTCGATCAACGTCATAAGGGCGCACAGCCCGGCTCCATTCACGACATCGAACAGGCTTTCCGGCAGCAGTCCGAGCAGTTTCCCCACTGGGAGAAACTCAAGGACTGCATCGACCAGTACATCGACCTCATGCTGAACTACCGGCAGAGCGGTCACCCCGGCGGTTCGCGCTCCAAGGTGCACGCCATGCTCACCATGCTGATGAGCGGCGCCATGCGCTGGGACATCCGCCACCCGGAAAAGGCATTCGGCGACCGCTTTGCGCTGGTGGCGGGACACACCGCGCCGCTGGTCTACGCGACACTCCCCGTGCTGGCGGAGACACTGCGCATCAAGTTCGAGCAGACCAAAGACAAGCGCTACTTCATCCCCGAGGACCGCATGGTGTGGTGGGAGGACCTGCTGGAGTTCCGCCGTAACGGCGGCCTGCCCGGGCACGCCGAGATGGAGGGCAAGACGCTCTTCTTCAAGGCCAACACCGGCCCGTCGGGTCATGGTTCACCGCCGGCGGCGGGCCAGGCGTTTGCGCTCAAGCGCGCCGGCGCCGAGGGCGTGAAGGTGTTCGCCATCGAGGGCGAGGGCGGCCTCACCCCGGGCGGCGTGCACGAAACGCTCAACTCCGCGTACGGGCTCGGGCTCAACAACCTGCACTACATCATCGACTGGAACGACTTCGGCATCGACGACAACGCGTTCTCGTCGTTCGTGTACGGCAGCCCGCGCGACTGGTTCGGCTCGCGCGGATGGCGCGTGGTGGAGGCAAAGAACGGCAGCGACTGGGCCGACGTGACCCGCGCCATGCTGGAGATGGCCTTCGCTTCCGATCCGGAAAAGCGCCCCAGCATGATGTTCATGCGCACGCGCAAGGGCCGCGAGTACCTCAAGTACGACAACAAGTCGCACGGCAGCCCGCACGCCATGAACAGCGAGCTGTTCTGGAACACCAAGAAACCGTTCATGGAGAAGTACGGCGTCAAGTTCGAGGGCTTCGGCGAGGCGGCGCCCAGCGACGCCGCCGCCATCAAGGAGCAGGCGCGCGCCAACCTCAAGATGGTGGCCGACGTGATCCGCGCCGACAAGGCGCTGGTGGAGTACGTCAGCGAGCGGCTCATCGAGCTGGGCGACTCGGTGCCGGAGGAGATCTCCACCTTCCGTTTCGACGTGTCGAAGAATCCAGCCGGCGACCCCGCGCTCACCGATTTCCGCAAGTACCCCGCGGAGATGTGGGCCAGGCCCGGCGACAAGCAGCCCAACCGCGCCGCACTGGCCAAATGGGGCGCGTGGGTCAACGCATGGTGCCGCGAGAACTACGGGCGGCCGTTGTTCATGGCCATGAGCGCCGACCTCGCGGATTCCACCAACATCTCCGGGTTCGCGAAGGATTTCGGCAACAGCAAGGGCTACGGCTGGTACAACCGCGACACCAACCCCGAGGGTTCGCTGCTGCCGCAGGGCATCACCGAGTTTGCCAACGCGGGCATCTCGTGCGGCCTCGCGTCGGTCAACTTCTCGCGCACGCCGCTGGAGGACTACAACGGCTTCTACGGCACCTGTTCCACCTACGGGTCGTTCGTGTACCTCAAGTACGGCCCCATGCGGCTCTTCAGCCAGATGGCGCAGGACTCGCAGCTCAAGGTGGGCAAGGTGCTGTGGGTGGCGGGCCACAGCGGTCCCGAGACCGCGGAGGATTCGCGCACGCACTTCGGGATCTTCGCACCGGGGGTGACGCAACTCTTCCCCGACGGGCACGTGATCGACGTGCACCCGTGGGAGTACAACGAAGTGCCGGTGGTCATCGCGGCCGCGCTCAAGACCGGCGCGCCCATCATCGCGCTGCACCTCACACGCCCCGCCGTGGAGATTCCGGACCGCGAGAAGCTGGGCATGGACTCGCACTTCGAGGCGGCCCGCGGCGCGTACGTGATTCGTCCCTACAAGAAGGGCGCACCCAGGATGGGCGTGGTGCTGGTGCAGGGCACGTCGACCACCAACAACATGCTCAAGGTGCTCCCCAGGCTGGACGAAGAGGGGCTCAACGTGAAGATCGTGGCGGCCATCAGCCCGCAGCTGTTTGCGCTGCAGGACGCGGCCTACCGCGAGTCGGTCTACCCCGCACACGAGCGCATGGATGCCATGGCGGTCACCAACCGCGCGCGGCGTCTAATGGGCGACTGGCTCGACGCGGGTGTCGGCGCCGACTACACCCTCTCTTCGGACTGGGACAACCGCTGGCGCACCGGTGGCTCGGTGGACGAGGTGGTCGAAGAGGCGCACCTCTCACCGAAGTGGATCCTGGAAGGCATCCGCCGCTTTGCGAAGGATCGCCCGCAGCGCCTCAAGAAGGCGAAGGACCTGCTCGGGAAGCTGGACGGCTGA
- a CDS encoding phosphatase PAP2 family protein yields MTTFRLRAACLACALAGLAPGSACADLASFAGRLAGEFSAQAGYPFQLARNDPARFSLGLAGIAALVVLDPMTRDALASPSFIADNGLHEPARWISDLPTARNTVALVAGIGLVGLVTDSARERQTSMMLTEAIITSGVWTGALKWAAGRERPREAHEYAGDWAGPGAFADDDGIPGRGFLSFPSGHTSSAFAVATVFAHQYPSHGIVPVLAYGSATAMGYSRIVLGAHWLSDVAVGALLGVGCARQVISTHDGGEPRDGREWHLGVDFHDGRRGVTLSRNF; encoded by the coding sequence GTGACGACATTTCGCCTTCGGGCGGCGTGCCTTGCATGCGCCCTCGCCGGTCTCGCGCCGGGCTCCGCCTGCGCCGACCTGGCTTCCTTTGCCGGTCGCCTGGCCGGTGAGTTCTCCGCCCAGGCCGGCTACCCGTTCCAGCTCGCCCGCAACGACCCGGCCCGCTTCTCGCTGGGCCTCGCGGGGATCGCAGCGCTGGTGGTCCTCGACCCGATGACCCGCGACGCGCTGGCCTCCCCCTCGTTCATCGCGGACAACGGTCTGCACGAACCCGCGCGCTGGATCTCGGACCTCCCCACGGCCCGCAACACGGTGGCGCTGGTGGCCGGCATCGGACTGGTGGGCCTGGTGACGGACTCGGCGCGGGAGCGGCAAACCAGCATGATGCTCACCGAAGCCATCATTACTTCCGGCGTGTGGACCGGCGCGCTCAAGTGGGCCGCGGGGCGCGAGCGGCCGCGCGAGGCCCACGAGTACGCGGGCGACTGGGCCGGCCCGGGCGCCTTCGCGGACGACGACGGCATTCCCGGACGGGGTTTCCTGTCGTTCCCCTCGGGGCACACCTCCAGCGCCTTCGCCGTGGCCACCGTATTCGCGCACCAGTACCCGTCCCACGGCATCGTGCCGGTTCTCGCCTACGGCTCCGCAACCGCCATGGGCTACTCGCGCATCGTCCTGGGCGCGCACTGGCTGTCCGACGTCGCCGTGGGCGCGTTGCTGGGCGTCGGTTGCGCCCGGCAGGTCATCTCCACGCACGACGGTGGCGAGCCGCGCGACGGGCGCGAATGGCACCTCGGCGTCGACTTTCACGACGGCCGCCGCGGCGTCACCTTATCGCGCAACTTCTGA
- a CDS encoding polyprenyl synthetase family protein: protein MIHALKKYDVLRDIIDRCNALVVDRIRDNQLREANIALESFNNGGKRLRPILVVLSAKAPDGGDIEQMDDALIKLAGAVELVHLATLFHDDVIDQVDMRRTKLSARLKYGNYASVLTGDFALAEALDLVQKSGAPEAMPEFIRTLRVLVRGESLETTHKYDFSLNEAQYYEIISEKSASLFALACKAGAIASGSGYADSLGHFGWNLGMAFQMIDDLDDMLDNPQKSFDCDLRNGYLALPMIRVLDALKDGHRERLVQIIESADFNPENERFIVDLCHEYDTIAQTHQAIERHLTRADDTLARFAASPARDLLAGIVVDLRAYSAHQVENFTEFSRRAAS, encoded by the coding sequence ATGATCCACGCGCTCAAGAAGTACGATGTGCTCCGCGACATCATCGACCGCTGCAACGCGCTGGTGGTGGACCGCATCCGCGACAACCAGCTGCGCGAGGCCAACATTGCGCTGGAGAGCTTCAACAACGGCGGCAAGCGCCTGCGCCCCATCCTGGTGGTGCTGTCGGCCAAGGCGCCCGACGGCGGCGACATCGAACAGATGGACGACGCGCTCATCAAGCTGGCGGGCGCTGTGGAACTGGTGCACCTGGCCACGCTGTTCCACGACGACGTCATCGACCAGGTGGACATGCGCCGCACCAAGTTGTCGGCAAGACTCAAGTACGGCAACTATGCGTCGGTGCTGACGGGGGACTTCGCGCTCGCCGAGGCGCTGGACCTGGTGCAGAAGAGCGGCGCGCCCGAGGCGATGCCGGAGTTCATCCGCACGCTGCGCGTGCTGGTGCGCGGAGAGAGCCTGGAAACCACCCACAAGTACGACTTCTCCCTGAACGAGGCGCAGTACTACGAGATCATCTCCGAGAAGAGCGCGTCGCTGTTCGCACTGGCGTGCAAGGCGGGCGCAATTGCCTCCGGCTCGGGGTACGCGGACTCGCTGGGACACTTCGGCTGGAACCTGGGCATGGCCTTCCAGATGATCGACGACCTCGACGACATGCTCGACAACCCGCAGAAGTCGTTCGACTGCGACCTGCGCAACGGCTACCTGGCGCTGCCCATGATCCGCGTGCTGGACGCGCTCAAGGACGGGCACCGCGAGCGGCTGGTGCAGATCATCGAGTCCGCGGACTTCAACCCGGAAAACGAGCGTTTCATCGTGGACCTGTGCCACGAGTACGACACCATCGCGCAGACCCACCAGGCCATCGAACGCCATCTCACCCGCGCCGACGACACCCTGGCGCGCTTCGCGGCCTCGCCCGCCCGGGACCTCCTGGCCGGAATCGTGGTCGACCTGCGCGCCTACTCCGCCCACCAGGTGGAGAATTTCACCGAGTTCTCGCGGCGCGCGGCTTCCTGA
- a CDS encoding transcriptional regulator — protein sequence MTARRTSTRDIFIEGWGRLGPSWGINKMMAEIYALLYVSPSPLTLEEMSRQLETSRSNISTNVRALDDLGVVHKVIVRGERKDYYAPEDDITKVAKLLALAKKRKELDPAMDIVDKALSMADESGETEIAEKLEELKRHMDVVNAIFHAFVGGEADPKGLANVIRVKNALS from the coding sequence ATGACCGCGCGTCGCACATCCACCCGGGACATCTTCATCGAAGGATGGGGACGCCTGGGGCCCTCGTGGGGCATCAACAAGATGATGGCGGAGATCTACGCGCTCCTGTACGTGAGCCCCTCTCCGCTCACGCTGGAAGAGATGTCGCGGCAGCTGGAAACCAGCCGCAGCAACATCAGCACCAACGTGCGCGCACTCGACGACCTCGGCGTCGTCCACAAGGTCATCGTGCGCGGCGAACGCAAGGATTACTACGCCCCCGAGGATGACATCACCAAGGTGGCCAAGCTCCTCGCGCTGGCCAAGAAGCGCAAGGAACTGGACCCGGCCATGGACATCGTGGACAAGGCGCTCAGCATGGCCGACGAGTCGGGCGAGACGGAGATTGCCGAGAAGCTCGAGGAACTCAAGCGCCACATGGACGTGGTCAACGCGATTTTCCACGCTTTCGTGGGCGGCGAGGCGGACCCGAAGGGTCTGGCCAACGTCATCCGGGTAAAAAACGCCCTCTCCTGA
- a CDS encoding c-type cytochrome, producing the protein MALTHRIVVPVLTACIAVSVSSAQAQIPDTFTNLKVFPRDIKKQELVGAMRSFSMALGVRCDHCHMEDEVTHENDWASDAKDAKKIAREMMKMSGEVNSILAKSIGSMRPDPLQVRCVTCHHGLVKPETLEQVLTASLNLAGTDSTLAKYERLRGKYYGAAAYDFSEWSLISIAENIAKDPGKADAALALLATNLTYYPESAGTYARIAETYLVKGDRETAIANFDKALALAPEDPWLKRRVEKVKAGN; encoded by the coding sequence ATGGCACTCACCCACCGCATCGTTGTTCCCGTTTTGACAGCCTGTATCGCCGTATCCGTATCGTCGGCGCAGGCGCAGATCCCGGACACCTTCACCAACCTCAAGGTGTTCCCCAGGGACATCAAGAAGCAGGAACTGGTCGGTGCCATGCGCTCATTCTCCATGGCGCTGGGTGTGCGCTGCGACCACTGCCACATGGAGGACGAGGTCACGCACGAAAACGATTGGGCCTCCGACGCCAAGGACGCCAAGAAGATTGCGCGGGAGATGATGAAGATGTCGGGTGAGGTGAATTCGATTCTCGCAAAGAGCATCGGCTCCATGCGGCCGGACCCGCTGCAGGTTCGCTGCGTCACCTGCCACCACGGCCTGGTGAAACCGGAGACGCTGGAGCAGGTGCTGACCGCGTCGCTCAACCTCGCGGGAACGGACTCGACACTGGCCAAGTACGAGCGCCTGCGCGGGAAGTACTACGGCGCGGCGGCCTACGACTTCAGCGAGTGGTCTCTCATTTCGATCGCCGAGAACATCGCGAAAGATCCCGGAAAGGCAGACGCGGCGCTGGCGCTCCTCGCGACCAACCTCACGTACTATCCCGAGTCCGCCGGAACCTATGCGAGAATCGCGGAGACCTATCTGGTGAAGGGCGACCGCGAAACGGCTATCGCCAATTTTGACAAGGCGCTCGCGCTCGCTCCCGAAGACCCGTGGCTCAAGCGGCGCGTGGAAAAGGTCAAGGCGGGCAATTAG
- a CDS encoding AMP-binding protein: MHTLTFISALYGQVRGYRRLTIRHAVTANELLPREEMARISATAFQGRVHGAIAQFPFYAERVRAHRGSLPAPGETIRPEELPVWTRHDQRAFFEQQERPSDAMYAHQTSGSTALPVRFYVTRDSYEWRTAVMDRAYGWGEAEEGRRSLHIWATDHGTPPLAQRVKRRVHLMLQRRQFFDAFQQFSDAEKLACCQLINKYKPHALVGYPGQVVDIARYVRDHPGVLTWKARTLVCGAEGLQPGQRELLQEHLVDEVFASYGSREFMSVGMECSRHAGYHVHSDNLVVEVVDDAGLPVAPGEEGRIVITDLHNSAAPFIRYEIGDIGVMAPDEPCPCGKPFPVLASVDGRLQDVVHTPNGPVSGLYITFAMRQFDDWIEGYQVVQDAKDRILVRLLAREPLTPERLAPVAALLREGLGAGMAIDFERVPELARRRTGKVALVISNIEEKS; encoded by the coding sequence GTGCACACACTGACCTTCATCAGCGCGCTCTACGGACAGGTGCGGGGCTACCGCCGGCTCACCATCCGTCACGCTGTGACCGCCAACGAGCTTCTGCCCCGGGAGGAAATGGCGCGTATCTCGGCCACGGCCTTCCAGGGCCGCGTCCACGGGGCCATCGCGCAGTTTCCTTTTTACGCGGAACGCGTGCGGGCACACCGCGGGTCGTTGCCCGCGCCCGGCGAAACCATCCGGCCCGAGGAACTGCCGGTGTGGACGCGCCACGACCAGCGCGCGTTCTTCGAGCAGCAGGAACGACCGTCCGACGCCATGTACGCCCACCAGACCAGCGGTTCCACCGCGCTGCCGGTGCGCTTCTACGTGACGCGCGACAGCTACGAGTGGCGCACCGCGGTGATGGACCGCGCCTACGGCTGGGGTGAAGCCGAGGAGGGGCGCAGGAGTCTTCACATCTGGGCCACCGACCACGGCACGCCACCGCTGGCGCAACGCGTGAAGCGTCGCGTCCACCTGATGCTGCAGCGCCGGCAGTTTTTCGACGCGTTCCAGCAGTTCTCCGACGCCGAGAAGCTGGCGTGCTGCCAGCTCATCAACAAGTACAAGCCGCACGCGCTGGTGGGATACCCCGGGCAGGTGGTAGACATCGCGCGCTACGTGCGCGACCACCCCGGCGTGCTCACCTGGAAGGCGCGCACCCTGGTGTGCGGCGCCGAAGGGCTGCAACCGGGGCAGCGCGAACTGCTGCAGGAGCACCTGGTGGACGAGGTGTTCGCCTCCTACGGCAGCCGCGAGTTCATGAGCGTGGGCATGGAGTGCAGCCGCCACGCGGGCTACCACGTCCACAGCGACAACCTGGTGGTGGAAGTGGTGGACGACGCCGGCCTTCCGGTTGCGCCCGGCGAGGAGGGGCGCATCGTCATCACCGATCTGCACAACTCGGCCGCGCCGTTCATCCGCTACGAGATCGGGGACATCGGCGTCATGGCGCCCGACGAGCCCTGCCCGTGCGGGAAGCCCTTCCCGGTGCTGGCCTCGGTGGACGGCCGGTTGCAGGACGTGGTGCACACGCCCAACGGTCCGGTGAGCGGGTTGTACATCACCTTCGCCATGAGGCAGTTCGACGACTGGATCGAAGGCTACCAGGTGGTGCAGGACGCGAAGGACCGCATCCTGGTGCGGCTGCTCGCACGGGAGCCGCTCACGCCCGAGCGGCTGGCGCCGGTGGCGGCGCTGTTGCGCGAAGGCCTGGGCGCCGGCATGGCCATCGACTTCGAGCGCGTGCCGGAACTGGCGCGCCGCCGTACCGGCAAGGTGGCGCTGGTCATTTCGAACATCGAAGAGAAGTCTTAG
- a CDS encoding T9SS type A sorting domain-containing protein, with protein sequence MRHRIDARALAALLCLFPAASRAQWPANGVAITTATTTAAAPAACADGSGGVFAVWSETRGTSQDILAGRVTGSGVATWGPNGVVVCDATFDQLNPSVCRDGNGGAIVAWRDQRSGVFDIYAQRLDANGAPQWTAGGVAVCVVVNNQYNPVLVSDDAGGAIVIWYDYRALNYDIYAQRLDADGTPLWTAGGIAIYAGAHNQYNPMAVADGSGGAVVAWTDIRNGNADIFARRVTGAGTMQWTPSGVPLCTNAIDQLDPVLVNDGTGGAIVAWRDARNGNWDIFAQRADNAGTTLWTANGVAVCSATADQLHPAVACDGAGGAVVAWDDARGLSADIYAQRLSAGGVAQWAADGVAVCNAPFAQTRPTLVCDGAGNAIVAWEDRRSVTADIFAQRIGPAGAGAWTANGIALCSAAGEQTVPLASPDGAGGIDVVWADTRGGNVDLYANRVGNSGGTPTGVGGPAGAPGLVVSRGYPNPFARAVRFDIEAGSQRVTMEVFDVAGRRVAVREARAGGILFDARDNNGRLLPAGVYLCRFTAGGATQTRKIVVTR encoded by the coding sequence ATGCGACACCGAATCGACGCCCGCGCCCTGGCCGCGCTTCTGTGCCTGTTCCCGGCCGCTTCGCGTGCCCAGTGGCCCGCCAACGGCGTCGCCATCACCACCGCCACCACCACCGCCGCGGCGCCCGCCGCCTGCGCCGACGGATCGGGCGGCGTTTTCGCCGTCTGGTCGGAGACCCGCGGCACCAGCCAGGACATCCTGGCGGGCCGGGTCACCGGTTCGGGCGTCGCCACCTGGGGCCCCAACGGGGTGGTGGTCTGCGATGCCACCTTCGATCAACTCAACCCGTCCGTGTGCCGGGACGGAAACGGCGGCGCCATCGTCGCGTGGCGCGACCAGCGCAGCGGCGTCTTCGACATCTATGCGCAGCGGCTGGACGCGAACGGCGCACCGCAATGGACCGCGGGCGGCGTGGCGGTGTGCGTGGTGGTAAACAACCAGTACAACCCGGTACTGGTTTCCGACGATGCCGGAGGCGCGATCGTCATCTGGTACGACTACCGCGCGCTCAACTACGACATCTACGCGCAACGGCTGGACGCCGATGGCACACCCCTGTGGACCGCGGGAGGCATCGCCATCTACGCGGGGGCGCACAATCAATACAACCCCATGGCCGTTGCCGACGGAAGCGGCGGCGCCGTGGTGGCCTGGACGGACATCCGCAACGGCAACGCGGACATCTTCGCGCGCCGTGTCACCGGGGCCGGGACCATGCAGTGGACGCCGAGCGGTGTTCCGCTGTGCACCAACGCCATCGACCAGCTCGACCCGGTGCTGGTGAACGACGGGACCGGCGGCGCCATTGTCGCGTGGCGCGATGCGCGCAACGGAAACTGGGACATCTTTGCGCAGCGCGCCGACAATGCCGGAACGACACTGTGGACGGCCAACGGCGTGGCGGTGTGCAGCGCCACCGCCGATCAACTGCACCCGGCGGTGGCGTGCGACGGTGCGGGCGGTGCGGTGGTGGCGTGGGACGACGCGCGCGGATTGTCGGCCGACATCTACGCCCAGCGGCTCAGCGCCGGCGGCGTGGCGCAGTGGGCGGCCGACGGGGTCGCCGTGTGCAACGCACCCTTCGCGCAGACACGCCCCACCCTGGTGTGCGACGGCGCCGGCAACGCCATCGTGGCGTGGGAGGACCGCCGCTCCGTGACCGCCGACATCTTCGCGCAGCGCATCGGCCCGGCCGGCGCAGGCGCCTGGACGGCCAACGGCATCGCGCTTTGCAGCGCGGCGGGCGAGCAGACCGTTCCGCTCGCCTCGCCCGACGGCGCGGGCGGTATCGACGTGGTGTGGGCGGACACGCGCGGCGGCAATGTGGATCTCTACGCCAACCGCGTCGGCAACTCGGGAGGCACGCCCACCGGCGTCGGCGGACCGGCCGGCGCGCCCGGCCTGGTGGTATCCCGGGGCTATCCGAATCCGTTCGCGCGCGCGGTGCGCTTCGACATCGAAGCGGGTTCGCAGCGCGTGACCATGGAGGTGTTCGACGTGGCGGGACGGCGCGTGGCCGTGCGCGAGGCGCGCGCGGGCGGAATCCTCTTCGATGCGCGCGACAACAACGGCCGTCTGCTCCCCGCCGGCGTCTACCTGTGCCGTTTCACGGCGGGCGGCGCCACGCAGACGCGCAAGATCGTCGTCACGCGCTAA